The Pseudomonas fluorescens nucleotide sequence TGCAGGTAGCCGTCCAGCGCCAGTTGCTGCATGAATACCCGGTCGTGGGACGCTACCAGCAAGGTCCCGCGATACTGGCGCAGCATGGCTTCCAGGGCGCCGAGGGAGGGCAGGTCGAGATGGTTGCTCGGCTCGTCGAGTAACAACAACTGCACTGCGGTGTCGCGGTACAGCACCCCGGCCAGGGTTGCCTTGAGCCGTTCGCCGCCGCTGAGCGCGCCGCTGGGCAAGGTGATGCGCTCAGCGCCCAGGCCCAGTTGCGCCAGGCGTGTGCGCAGGAGGCTCTCATCCGGATTGCCGCTGGCGCTGCGCAGGTAGTCGAGCACCGATTGTTCAGCGGGCAGCAGGCTGCAGTGCTGGTCGAGCAGGGCGACTTCAGCGCGTACCTCACACTGACCAGCGGCCGGCGGCAAATGGCCGGCCAATACCTTGAGCAGGGTGGATTTGCCGCTGCCATTGCTGCCGATCAGGCCCAGGCGATCACCGCTGTACAGGCTGGTATTGAGCAGCCCTTGGCGCGCAAAGGGCAACTGCAGGTTCTTGAGCATCACTACCTGGCTACCGAGCGGCCGCTGTGGCGCGGGGGCATGGATCACGACCGCGCTGCAGTTTTCAACCTGCTGCGCCGCATCGCGCACCTGTGCATTCAGGGCCTGGCGCGCCGCCTGATGATCGCGTTGCTGTTTACCGGCAGTGGTTTCGCTGCGCTCCTGTTTGCGGTCGATAAGGATCTTTGCCTGGTTGGCCGAGCGCGCGGCCTTGCTGGCGCGCGACTGCTGGCGCTCCAGGCGCTCGCGCTGTTGCTGCAGCTCTCGGGCCTGGCGTTGGCGTTCGAGTTTGAGGCGCTCCAGCGTGCGTTCGGCCTGCTCGGTCTGCTCGCTTTTGCGCTGGGCATAGAAGCTGTAATTGCCGCCGTAACTGCTCAGGCCCAGGGGCGAGAGCTCGACGATGCGCTCCATGCGCTCAAGCAGCGCGCGGTCATGACTGATCACCAGCAGGCCCTTGCTCCAGCCCTCGAACAGGGTCATCAGCGTCTCGCGGCTGGCGATGTCCAGGTGGTTGCTGGGTTCGTCGAGGATCAGGTAATCGGCATCACTGACAAACGCCCCGAGCAGCGCCACGCGCATGGCCTGACCGCCGCTCAGCGCTTGTGCGCGATGCTCCCAGCTCAGCTGTGCCAGGCCATGGCGATCAAGCTGCGCCTGCAGGCGTTCGCGCATGTCCCAGCGCTCGCCAACGCTATCGAAATCGGCGGCTTGGGTGCTGCCGGCCTCGATGCGCAGCAGGGCATCAATCACCTCGCGCACCTGGGCCAGGTCTGCCACCGTGGCATCGGCATCGATCAGTTGCTGGCCCACATAGTGCACCCGGCCACTGCGCAGGCAGCGCCCTTCGCTGGGCAGCAAACGCCCGGCCAATACCTGCGCCAGCAACGACTTGCCTACACCATTACGCCCGACCAGGCCGGTGCGGCGCTGGTCGAAAGTCTCGCTAAGATCGGAAAACAACAGCCTGCCATCCGGCAAGGCCAGGGTGACGCTGTCCAGCGTCAGGATCGACGTATTCGTCATACAATGCTCCATGAAATGCGCGCGACGTCCCCTGGGAAAAGGGGCAGAAGTCTGGCCGTCGCAAAGACGGCGGCATTAATGGCGCATTGGACCAATACCTCGGAGTGATGGGTGAGGGGACAGCTTAGACCTGGGTGGGAACCGGGTAAAGGGGGGCAGTCATGATCAGGATATTTACCCGGGTCATGAACAGCGCCCCACCGGCCACCTCATCGACGTGCAGGGAAAGATGTCCAAATCAACTTCGGGTGTATGTCGCACCGATCCGGCAAGAAAGTAGGACTGATCGCAAATTAGCGATCAGCCCCTGGAAAAACTCAGCCAGCCTGTTCAAACCGACGGCGTTTGAGGAACAGTCCCACACCCAGGGCAACGGCGAAGATCGACAACAGCCCCAGGTCCGCCCCCAGCCAGCGGGCCGGGCTTGCCGCTATGCAGCCGACCGCACCTGCCGCGACCAGCGCCACCCCCAGCCACTTGCGCAGCGGGTAGGGCTTGAGAAAGCGGTCGAGCAAAAAGAACAGCACCAGGGCCAAAACCAGCTGGGTTATCTCGGACATGCGCGGCTCCACTCAGGTCTTGATGATCAGGGTCGAGATAGTGCTCTGCGGGCCGATGCCGCCATTGACCCGCGCCTCGATGCTGACCAGCACGTCGCCGGCATGATAGGTGGGCAGGATTTCGTTGGCATACATGCGTACCCCGGCGCCCACCGGCGCACCGACATAAGGCGAGGCAACGGAGCTGGTGGCACCGGCGAAGGCCGAGGCGGCAAGGTTGGCGACCTTGGTGCGCTGGGCGTTGAGCACGTCGCCCTGCTGGCGGGTCAGCGGCTTGGAGATGCCGATCATCATGGTGCACGGCAGGTTCTTGGCGAGCATCTTGTCATAGACCTCGACCACCTTGCTGTTGACCTCGTAATGGGCGCTTTTCGCTTCGCCAAAATGCAGCTCGCGCAGGCGCCCGCGTTCGCTGTCGGTGAGGGTGATCTGCGAGACGTTGAAGACGATCCCGTGTTGGCCCATGTATTGGAAAGTCCCTTCGAACTTCATTGCACGCATCCTTTCGAGGCAAAGGCGGCGATTCTCTCCAAGGATCGCCGTGGGTGCAAATCATTCCGCCAGGGGTTGTGATCTACAGCGCATCGGCGGCCAGGCGCCGAACGTGTGGGAGCGGGCCTTGCCCCGCGATCGAGCGCGAAGCGGTCGCAAGCCAGGCACCCACTGATGTGCGGAGTCTACTTCACCGTCTGCAGGCGCAGATCGTTGTAGTAGAACGTGTTCTTGTCGATGCTGGTACTGAAGAAGTAGCCGTAGTCTTCCAGATAGACCAGGTGATGGACGCGTTTGTCTTCGTCACCCTGCAAGCTGCAATCCAGTGCCTTGGCATTGCCGCTCAAGCTGGCGTTGAGGGTGTTGGCCGGCAACTCGCGTTCCACCGTGCAATCAGTGATCTTCAGCTCCTTGCCGTACTGGCCAATCACGCTGTTGTTGGTCGCACCTTGCTGTGAATAGCTAAGCTTGCTGCCCACCACCATGGTCTTCCAGTCACCCTTGAAACTCAGGCTGGTCAGCGCGCTGCTTTCGTTCAGGTGGGTGAGGTCGGTCTTGCTCACCAGCGGGATCAATCCGCGCCAGGTGACCTTCTGTGTTTCATAGCCCTTGCCGCGCAGGATCACCAGCAACTGCTGGCTGTTGGTATCCACGGACAGGAAATGCTCCTCACGCATGGGTGACGTCTTGCCTTTTATGGTCGAGGTGCCGACGGCTTCCAGGTATTTGAGTGGCTGCGCTGGCTTGGGCAGTTGCAGGCGTTCGAGGGCGACCATCACCGAGGGGCTGACCGGCGGCAACACAGCGGTGACGATCGGTGTCTTGACGCGCGGGCTGAATGGCGCCAGCTGCGCGACGTTATCCGGCGTGGCACAGGCCAGGGCGAACAGCGCCTGGTAATCGGCGTTGCTGCCGGCCACCGGCTCAGGCTTGGGCAGTGACGGGACCATGCCGTCGGTGACCCGGTTGTTGGCGTCGACATCATAGCCGGCGAGCAGGGTGTAGGTACCGGTGCTGCAGTTGAAACGGTGATGCTCACGCTTTTGCGCGTAGGGCGCGTTGTACGGCAGGTCGAGGAGGATGCTCGGCTGGTCGAAGGCGGCCCACAGGCTGACTTCGTTGCCCATCTTGTTGATGCTGCTGCGGTCGACCAGCACCCATGGCTCGCCCTCTTCACCTTTGAGCTTGCGCCAGTCCGGCTTTGCTTGAGTCTTGCAGGCCTCGGTGAAGCTTGGGTTCTTCAGCAGGATGGCATGGAAGCGTTCGGGCATTGGTTGCGGCGGGGCGTAGCCGCTGGTGCTCTGGAAGTACGCGCGCTTGTCGGCATCCAGGTACATGATCGCCACGTTCGGCTCAATGCAGGAGGCTTCAAGCTGGAAGCCGTGATCAATCAAACTGTTGTTGGCCGGTACGTTGACCTGGAAACTTAGCACATCGCCTTCTCGAAACAGGCTGTTGGTCGACAGCGGCTGGGCGAGCATGCTGGCGATGTACTGGTCGAGGTTTTCCTTGGAGGGCGTCGCGCAGCCAGTGAGGGTAGCCGCTGCCAGCGCGGTGATGATCAGACGTTGCACAACAATCTCCAGTGAGTCCATTCAGGAAGGCGGCATTGTAGCGAATCGCGTCGCGGGTGCCTTGGGCAATTCGCGTTTGTGCCGGGTCTTGTCGTAGGCATTGATGATGGTCGTCGCCACGGCTTGTTCGATGTCTTCGCCCTGCAGAAAGGCATCGATCTGCGCGTAGCTGACGCCGTATACCTGTTCGTCGGCCAGGCCCGGGCGCAGCTCTTCGAGGTCGGCGGTCGGCACTTTGTGCACCAGGTGCTCAGGCGCACCCAGCGCGGCGGCGATGGCCCGCACCTGGCCCTTGCACAGCCCGCTCAGAGGCGCCAGGTCGCAGGCGCCGTCGCCGAATTTGGTAAAGAAACCCATCACCGCTTCGGCGGCATGGTCGGTGCCGATCACCAGGCCATTGCGGGCGTTGGCCAGGGTGTATTGGGCCAGCATGCGCAGGCGCGCCTTGACGTTGCCGAGGACGAAATCCCGTTGCCCGTCAGCCAGCCCGGCCAATTGTGGCAGTTGCCCGGCAAGGCCGTTGACGCCGTCTGCAATGTTCACCGTGACGCACTCATCGGCACCCACGAAAGCCAGCGCCGCCTGGGCATCGGGTTCGTCATGCTGGGTGTTGTGCGGCAGGCGCATGGCGATGAAGCGATAGCCGCCGTCGGCGTGTTCGGCACGTAATTGCTCGACCGCCAACTGCGCCAGGCGCCCGGCGGTGGACGAGTCGACGCCGCCGCTGATGCCCAGCACCAGCACCTTCAGTTGCGCCTCGAGCAGGGTTTGTTTGATGAAGTCGATGCGCTGGCGGATCTGCTCTTCAACCGCTGCGTGATCCGTGAAGGGCGCCACCACCTCCAGGGCCTTGGCAATCTCGATCTGACGACTGTTCATGTGCTGCTCCTTTACTGGTCCTGGACCTTGAACACGTGTTTGAGGTAGCTGACGAAGTTCTCGTCGCGGCATTGGGTCTTGCCCGGGCTGTCGGAGATCTTCGCCACCGGTGCGCCGTTGCAGGCAGTCATCTTGATCACGATGTTCATCGGCTCCACGCCGGGAATATCGCAGGTCAGGTTGGTGCCGATGCCGAAACTGACGTTGATTCGTGGGCTGAGCTCGCGGTACAGGTGCAGGGTCTTGGCGAAGTTCAGGCCGTCGGAGAACACCAGGGTTTTGCTCTTCGGGTCGATGCCGAGTTTTTCGTAGTGGGCGATGGCCTTGTTGGCCCACAGTAGCGGGTCACCGGAGTCGTGGCGCAGGCCGTCGAACAGCTTGGCGAAGTACAGGTCGCAGTCCTTGAGGAAGGCGTCCATGCCGATGCAGTCGGTCAGGGCGATCCCCAGCAGGCCGCGGTATTCCTTGACCCAGCATTCCAGCGCGGCGACCTGGCTGTCGATCAGGCGCGGGCCCAGTTGCTGGTGGGCCATGAACCACTCGTGGGCCATGGTGCCGATCGGCTTGATGTCCAGTTCGCGGGCCAGGTGCACGTTGCTGGTGCCGACAAAGCGCCCGGGGAAGTCCTGCTTGAGGGTGTGCACCACGTGCTCCTGGACCCGGTAGGAGAAGCGCCGGCGGGTACCGAAATCAGCCAGTTGCAGGCCGGCCAGTTCTGCTGGCGAGGCCTCGGCTTTGAGCCAGTCGAGCTTTTCGTACAGGCGCTCACCGACTTGCTCCATCACCACTTCGCGATAGCGGTAGCGGTTGCGCACTTCCGAGACGATTGCCAGCAGCGGGATCTCGTAAAGGATCACGTGCAGCCAGGGCCCGCGCAGGCGGATTGCCAGTTGTCCGGCGTCATCGACACCAACGTGCACGTAGCGCAGGTTGAAGCGGAACAGGCTCAAGAAACGGATGAAGTCCGGTTTGATGAAAGGGATACGCCCCAGGTACGCCAGTTGATCCTGGGTGATCGAGACCTCGGCCAGTTGTTCGATCTGGTAGCGGATCTCGGCCAGGTACGGGGTCAGGTCTTCGCTGTTGCGGCAGCGAAATTCCCATTCCACCTCGGCGTTGGGGTAGTTGTGCAGCACCGCCTGCATCATGGTGATCTTGTAGAAGTCGGTGTCCAGCAGGTTCTGGATGATGCTTGGGCCGAAGACGCTCTCGCTCATGTTCATGCTCCCTTGAATGCGTTCAGTTGCTGGTCGAGGCTGGCGAGGTCGGCGCAGGCGATCACGCCTTGCCCGGTCATCTCGGCCATCGCCACTGTGGCGCCCTGGGCGGAAATCGCCCGGCAGGCCGGTTGGTAGAGAAACACCTGCAAGCCTGCGGCCTGCAGTTGCAGGGCGGTGTTCTTGACGCAGAAATCCAGGGCCAGGCCGCCGACGATCACCGCCTCTACGCCTTGCACCTTGAGGTACTCGATGACCCCGGTGGAGCGGCGGTTGGCCAGGTCGTGGTAGCAGGCGCCGTAGGGGTGCAGGTCGGGCTCGATGCCTTTCCAGACGAAGAAGTCGTAGTCGATCGGCGCGGGCAGGCCGGTCAGCAACTCGAAGCCTGGCGTGCCCGGCACGCAGTGGCTGACCCAGGTCAGGTCGGCGTTGGCCATCTGCAGCGGCTGCAGCATCTCGGCGTGGCTACCGACCACCCAGGCGGCTTTCGGCGTGTGGGCATCCTTGCTGCCGATGCGCAGGCTGGCGCGTTCGGCCATGGCATTGAGGGCCGGGGCGATCTCGGCGCCGCCGGGTACGGGCAACTCATCGGGGGTGTTGTCGGTGAAGCCGTTCTGGGCGTCGACATCGAAGCTGGCGATTTTCATACGGTGCCTCCTGCGCTGGGTGTGGACATATAATTCACTAGGTGTAATATGTGTGTCAACCGCTTTTTCTTTTTCAGAAGCAGCTACGGTGGATATAGTATGCATAGTGAAATATATGAATCGGGTCGGTCAGGGTTTCGTCTGGCAGTCTATGGCGGAGCCTTCGACCCGCCGCACCCAGGTCATTTGAGCGTCATCACCCGGGCGCTGGAGTGGGCCGACCAGGTGGTCGTGGTGCCCAGTTACCGGCATGCCCATGGCAAGCGCATGGTTGACTTCGACCTGCGCTGTCGCTGGTTGCAGCGGCTGATCGCGCGCCTGGACAACCCGCGGGTCAGTTGCTCGGCGCTGGAGCGTGAACTGGGCGGCGAGGGCGGGGCGGTGTACAGCTATGATCTGCTGTGCGCGTTGAGCGAGCGCAGTGGCATTGCCCGCGCTGATATCGCTCTGGTCATCGGCGAAGACAACCAGGCCAATGTCGCTGGTTTCTACCGAGGCCAGGCGCTGCTGGATGACTTCGGCCTGCTGGTGGCCGAGGAGCAACTGGGCGTGCACAGCTCGGCGATCCGCGCCGGCCTGCGCAGTGGCCAGGCGCTGCCGGCAGCCTGGTGCCTGCCCGACATCGTTGAAGAATTTGAGGTGTATAGGAGTCCACAGTGAGTGCTGCAGAAGTACTGGCCAGCGTCGACATCGTCGCGTTGCGCCTGAACCCCGAGAGCAAGCAGCTGCAAGTGCTGCTGTACCGGCGCGAGCGCGCGCCCCACGAAGGTGAATGGGCGCTGCCGGGGGTGATCGTCAACGGCCGCACCCCGGACAACACCCTGGCGGCCGCAGCTGACCGGGCGATGAGCGAAAAAGCCCGGATTTTGCCGCGTCACCTGGAGCAGGTGGGGACCGAAGGCAACGCCTTTCGCGACCCGCGTGGCTGGTCGATGAGTACCTACTACCTGGCGTTGCTCGGCCCCGAGGTCGAGGCCGGCACTGAGCAACTGTGCTTTGTCGAGGTCGCCAGCGTCATCGGGCGCAAGCGGGTGCTGCCGTTCGACCATAACCTGCTGGTGCAACTGGCGTGCGAGCGCCTGGCCTCCAAGGCGGTTTATACCAACCTGCCGCTGTACCTGGCGCCGGAGCGTTTCACCGTGCTCGATGCCTTGAATGCCGTGCAGGCCTGCCTGGGGCATCCGGTCAACAATACCTCCCTGCGCAAGCGCCTGGAGCGCATGAAGGACGAGGGCTGGATTCGCGACACCGGCGAAAAGAACTTCCCGAAAATGGGCAGGCCCCAGCAGCTGTTCGAACACACGCCGAAAGCCCAGACGCCGTTCGTGTTTGACCGTAGTCTGTTGCCCGAGCGCTCGGGCACCTGAGCCAGCAGACAAAAAGGACTGCACATGCCGAACCTGGAGTGGCTTGAACACCATATGCAGCACTGCGACAGCTTCGCCGAACGGCTGTATCGGCAATTCAGCTATGAGTATGCCGATATCTCGCTGGAAGAGTGGCAGCGAGAGTTTGCCGAAGGCCAGCGCAACGGCGACTG carries:
- a CDS encoding ABC-F family ATP-binding cassette domain-containing protein codes for the protein MTNTSILTLDSVTLALPDGRLLFSDLSETFDQRRTGLVGRNGVGKSLLAQVLAGRLLPSEGRCLRSGRVHYVGQQLIDADATVADLAQVREVIDALLRIEAGSTQAADFDSVGERWDMRERLQAQLDRHGLAQLSWEHRAQALSGGQAMRVALLGAFVSDADYLILDEPSNHLDIASRETLMTLFEGWSKGLLVISHDRALLERMERIVELSPLGLSSYGGNYSFYAQRKSEQTEQAERTLERLKLERQRQARELQQQRERLERQQSRASKAARSANQAKILIDRKQERSETTAGKQQRDHQAARQALNAQVRDAAQQVENCSAVVIHAPAPQRPLGSQVVMLKNLQLPFARQGLLNTSLYSGDRLGLIGSNGSGKSTLLKVLAGHLPPAAGQCEVRAEVALLDQHCSLLPAEQSVLDYLRSASGNPDESLLRTRLAQLGLGAERITLPSGALSGGERLKATLAGVLYRDTAVQLLLLDEPSNHLDLPSLGALEAMLRQYRGTLLVASHDRVFMQQLALDGYLQLDEGSELHIRS
- the nadE gene encoding ammonia-dependent NAD(+) synthetase; amino-acid sequence: MNSRQIEIAKALEVVAPFTDHAAVEEQIRQRIDFIKQTLLEAQLKVLVLGISGGVDSSTAGRLAQLAVEQLRAEHADGGYRFIAMRLPHNTQHDEPDAQAALAFVGADECVTVNIADGVNGLAGQLPQLAGLADGQRDFVLGNVKARLRMLAQYTLANARNGLVIGTDHAAEAVMGFFTKFGDGACDLAPLSGLCKGQVRAIAAALGAPEHLVHKVPTADLEELRPGLADEQVYGVSYAQIDAFLQGEDIEQAVATTIINAYDKTRHKRELPKAPATRFATMPPS
- the pncB gene encoding nicotinate phosphoribosyltransferase, with the protein product MSESVFGPSIIQNLLDTDFYKITMMQAVLHNYPNAEVEWEFRCRNSEDLTPYLAEIRYQIEQLAEVSITQDQLAYLGRIPFIKPDFIRFLSLFRFNLRYVHVGVDDAGQLAIRLRGPWLHVILYEIPLLAIVSEVRNRYRYREVVMEQVGERLYEKLDWLKAEASPAELAGLQLADFGTRRRFSYRVQEHVVHTLKQDFPGRFVGTSNVHLARELDIKPIGTMAHEWFMAHQQLGPRLIDSQVAALECWVKEYRGLLGIALTDCIGMDAFLKDCDLYFAKLFDGLRHDSGDPLLWANKAIAHYEKLGIDPKSKTLVFSDGLNFAKTLHLYRELSPRINVSFGIGTNLTCDIPGVEPMNIVIKMTACNGAPVAKISDSPGKTQCRDENFVSYLKHVFKVQDQ
- a CDS encoding nicotinamidase, which codes for MKIASFDVDAQNGFTDNTPDELPVPGGAEIAPALNAMAERASLRIGSKDAHTPKAAWVVGSHAEMLQPLQMANADLTWVSHCVPGTPGFELLTGLPAPIDYDFFVWKGIEPDLHPYGACYHDLANRRSTGVIEYLKVQGVEAVIVGGLALDFCVKNTALQLQAAGLQVFLYQPACRAISAQGATVAMAEMTGQGVIACADLASLDQQLNAFKGA
- a CDS encoding adenylyltransferase/cytidyltransferase family protein, translated to MHSEIYESGRSGFRLAVYGGAFDPPHPGHLSVITRALEWADQVVVVPSYRHAHGKRMVDFDLRCRWLQRLIARLDNPRVSCSALERELGGEGGAVYSYDLLCALSERSGIARADIALVIGEDNQANVAGFYRGQALLDDFGLLVAEEQLGVHSSAIRAGLRSGQALPAAWCLPDIVEEFEVYRSPQ
- a CDS encoding NrtR DNA-binding winged helix domain-containing protein translates to MSAAEVLASVDIVALRLNPESKQLQVLLYRRERAPHEGEWALPGVIVNGRTPDNTLAAAADRAMSEKARILPRHLEQVGTEGNAFRDPRGWSMSTYYLALLGPEVEAGTEQLCFVEVASVIGRKRVLPFDHNLLVQLACERLASKAVYTNLPLYLAPERFTVLDALNAVQACLGHPVNNTSLRKRLERMKDEGWIRDTGEKNFPKMGRPQQLFEHTPKAQTPFVFDRSLLPERSGT